A window of Vigna unguiculata cultivar IT97K-499-35 chromosome 4, ASM411807v1, whole genome shotgun sequence contains these coding sequences:
- the LOC114181173 gene encoding pectate lyase-like, giving the protein MAPLSCFILLFALSLLTLSFISSSAVPDPELVVQEVQRSINASRRNLGYLSCGTGNPIDDCWRCNPNWQNNRQRLADCAIGFGKDAIGGKNGRIYEVTDSGDDDAVNPKPGTLRYAAIQDEPLWIIFKRDMVITLKQELLVNSFKTIDGRGASVHIAGGGCLTIHYVSNVIVHGIHIHDCKPTGNTNIRDSPEHSGFWTKSDGDGISIFNSKHIWVDHCSLSNCQDGLIDAIHGSTAITISNNYMTHHDKVMLLGHSDSYTQDKDMQVTIAFNHFGEGLVQRMPRCRHGYFHVVNNDYTHWEMYAIGGSANPTINSQGNRFLAPDIRFSKEVTKHEDAPQSEWMSWNWRSEGDMFLNGAYFRQSGAGASSIYARASSLSARPSSLVGSMTVTAGALTCRKGNRC; this is encoded by the exons ATGGCTCCCCTTTCATGCTTCATTCTTCTTTTtgctctttctcttctcacactcTCTTTTATTTCTTCCTCTGCAGTTCCAGATCCTGAATTGGTTGTTCAAGAGGTACAAAG AAGCATCAATGCCTCAAGGAGAAACTTGGGTTATTTATCATGCGGAACCGGGAACCCCATCGACGACTGCTGGCGGTGCAACCCTAACTGGCAGAACAACCGGCAGCGGCTAGCCGACTGCGCCATCGGGTTCGGCAAGGACGCGATCGGCGGAAAAAACGGCCGAATCTACGAGGTCACAGACTCCGGCGACGACGACGCCGTTAACCCAAAGCCGGGAACCCTCCGTTACGCCGCCATACAAGACGAACCCCTGTGGATAATCTTCAAGAGGGACATGGTAATCACGCTAAAGCAAGAGCTTCTGGTGAACTCTTTCAAGACAATCGACGGCAGAGGCGCGAGCGTGCACATCGCCGGTGGGGGCTGCCTCACCATACACTACGTGAGCAACGTGATCGTTCATGGGATTCACATCCACGATTGCAAGCCCACCGGGAACACCAACATCAGAGACTCGCCGGAGCACTCGGGGTTTTGGACGAAATCGGACGGCGACGGAATCTCCATCTTTAACTCGAAGCATATCTGGGTGGATCATTGCTCGTTGTCGAATTGTCAGGATGGACTGATCGACGCCATTCATGGATCCACCGCCATCACCATCTCCAACAATTACATGACCCACCATGACAAGGTTATGCTTTTGGGACACAGTGATTCCTACACGCAGGACAAGGACATGCAGGTCACCATAGCCTTCAATCATTTTGGAGAAGGTCTTGTCCAGAGAATGCCAAG ATGCAGACACGGGTATTTTCATGTGGTGAACAACGACTACACACACTGGGAAATGTATGCCATTGGAGGGAGTGCGAACCCCACCATAAACAGCCAGGGAAACAGGTTTCTTGCCCCAGACATTAGGTTCAGCAAAGAGGTAACAAAGCATGAGGATGCCCCACAGAGTGAGTGGATGAGTTGGAATTGGAGATCAGAGGGTGACATGTTCTTGAATGGAGCATACTTCAGGCAATCTGGTGCCGGTGCTTCTTCCATCTATGCTAGGGCTTCAAGTCTCAGTGCAAGACCTTCTTCTCTTGTTGGATCCATGACCGTCACTGCTGGTGCACTTACCTGTAGAAAGGGAAACCGTTGCTGA